The sequence GGTTTCGTCAACGAGCTTTTTGGTCGCCGTTACCTGATTGGATAAGTAATCGACTTTCTCAGTAACCTGGCTCAGACCCAGGAAACCTGCGCCACCGACAAAGCCGGTTACAACAATCATTGCAATAAAGCCGCCCAATACACGGTGCGTAAGTCGTACCTGTGGCATTATGTGTTTAATGCGTTCCCAGATAATTTGTATGCGGTATTTAAGCAGGGTTCTAAACCTTGTGATCGATTATTAAAATTGTGTTTCCAGAAAAAAGGTAAAACGGGGCCTAAGGTAGTGTCAATTTCCTAGGTTGTGAGGGGGTCTTTTGACGCGACGCGTTAGCGGGGGCGCATAACTAAATTAGGTTCGGTAAGTAATGTGGGCTTGGCGGACCCCAGGAGGCAATAAGTCTCCTGAGGTCAGGCACTTAGAGCTTCAGTGGGCTTTTGATTCGGAGAAGAACTTGGGTTGACCGGCCGGAACTTGACGGTGGAAAGCGGATCCCTTCAAAAAAGCTCCGGATACAATGATCGCTCTTTTGACTCTTTCCCGGCGCTACGATCGTAACTGAGACCACTCGCCCATGGCGGTTTACCGTGATTTCAAGGCCTTGGCCTGCTTTTGGGCCCTTTTCGAGTGAACTCAAAACACATCTTGGGGCCTCTTTTAGTGATTTTTTTAGGCTTTTGATGATGACATGTCGTTTTAGGCCTCCCCGGGTCTGCACGAAGTACTTCAGAGGGGGATATCTCGGCGTCATGGGGCTTAGTACTTTGCTCGGACGCGCCAGTTTGACCTGGCCATCGAGAGCAAGTTTGGAGACTTCAGCCTCCGGAACGGGCGCTCCGCGAGAACCCGTGGCCGCACTGCCCATCAGGTTGTTTTGGATAACTTTCGTTCCCTTTTGGTGAAACATTCTCGGCATCGGTGCACTTCGTCGGCGGTTCCCGGCGGTGTGCGGGTTAAGACCTTCGGCCAAGTGTGTGGGTTGTTCAATCGTTAAGGAGTCTGCGCCGTCCATCTGAGCGCTGGAGTCCACCGCAACAAAGCTTGTGTAGGCTGTTACCAAATTGTGCGCGAGTCCAAGCTCGGTGATTTCTTGCTTTAGCTTGTCAGAACTCGAAGTCCAGGCCTGACGACTTAAACTGTGAAGGCGCGCGCGTGCCCAGCGGGTTTTTAATGCGCCGTGCCTGAAGCTGGTACCGGGGAGTATGACGGGTAGGCTGATGGTATGCTCGCGGCCGCGCAAGATGCCGTGGATATGCAATTTACCCTGACCCGGTTTTTCAAATCGACCGAGGATTTCCAGTGGGCGACCCGCGAGTAAATCGGGGATCACTTGAGGTTCCATATCCGCTATTGCAAGGCCCTCGAATTCTAAACTGATGTTGGAAAGAAAAGGTTGTTCCAGTGTGCGGAAAAATTCACGAACGCCTTGGGCAGGGTCTTGGCGGGTGCTGGCGTAAAAGGTGATTCCTTGGCCGGCTTCGCTTAGCCCATTCAAGAGGTGTCTATTTACACTTGAGCCTACACCAAAGCCAAAGACTCTGGCTTTTTGGCCGCGCTCTTCAAGCGTCGTAATGAAGTTTTGAGTTCGGCTGAAAATTTGTTTTTCGTTGCCTACGTATCCATCCGTCATAAAAAACACATAGCGCTCTCGCTCGGTTTCCGTGTCGGGGTTGAGTGCTTCGCGGATGGCGTTGGCCATCATGGTGCCGCCCCCTGCGCGCAGCCGGTCAATGGTGGCGATGGCTTCTTGGATGTTGTGCTCTGAGGCTCTTCGCGGGGTGGCAAATGCCTTTTTGGTTTGGCCGGCAAAAGTAAGCACGTTGAAAGTGTCGTCCGCTCTAATCTGAGACAATGCTTCTCGCATCGCATCCTTGCACATGTTCAGGGGAACACCGTTCATAGAGCCCGAAACGTCAACTACGAATATAAACTCCCGGCTATTGGGGGTGGGTGCTGTCTTCAAGGGAAGAGGTGGAACCAGTGTCAGTCCGAAGTAGCCATCGTTTTCTTCGCGATGTGTAAGCACCGAAACTTCAGGAAGAGCTGAAGCCGTTTGGTACTTAAAAATAAAGTCTCTATTTGGGATTCTGTCGTGTTTAGAAAGCGTCAGCCTCAAAGAGCCGTCAGTATGACTCTTACCCGTGACATCGTGGGTGGGTACAACGAAATTTTGTATTTCTGAGCCGCTGAAGACCGCAAGGTTCATGGATATATCGTGACCAGGACGCTCACCTTGGCCGAGAATCAACGGGCGCAACCTTTGGTAAGATTGAGTCCCTGGGCCGTCTTGATGCCCAGGCGGGATAAATCTCGGACCGACTACCATAGGAAAGACGAATTCCCATTGGTGATTGGCGTATGTGAGCGATTGCACGTAGGACACCACGATATCGATGTCGGTTTCCGGGGCGATATTGGCAACCGATTGAGAAAAAATATTCGGTCGTTCTTGTTCAAGCAAGCTTGCGGTATGCCCCTGAGCTTTAGCCTTTTCGTAAATGGCGCGAGCCTCTTTACGCTCTTTGATTTGAGCCTCAATGGTACGGTCACCAATGACCATTTGCATGCGGTTCACCGCACTGTTCATCGGTAAGGGAAATGTATAGAGCGCCTCGATGGGGCGCTTGTAGAGATTTTTATAAGTTTGGGTGACCTCAACCCGAGCGATACCGGCAGTGATTTCCACATCAACATGGGTGTGTTGAAGGGGCAGCTTGACGGTCTCGCCGCGAACCTTGGTTTCAAACATGGGCAGCTTACCCGGGTCTGTAAAAACTTTCAGTTCATCATGGACCACGCTTCGCGGTGTGCTGGCTTGGGAGAGCGCGGGCACCAGGGTGAGCAT comes from Deltaproteobacteria bacterium and encodes:
- a CDS encoding VWA domain-containing protein, producing the protein MKTTSIHPFPRALRLALLMLTLVPALSQASTPRSVVHDELKVFTDPGKLPMFETKVRGETVKLPLQHTHVDVEITAGIARVEVTQTYKNLYKRPIEALYTFPLPMNSAVNRMQMVIGDRTIEAQIKERKEARAIYEKAKAQGHTASLLEQERPNIFSQSVANIAPETDIDIVVSYVQSLTYANHQWEFVFPMVVGPRFIPPGHQDGPGTQSYQRLRPLILGQGERPGHDISMNLAVFSGSEIQNFVVPTHDVTGKSHTDGSLRLTLSKHDRIPNRDFIFKYQTASALPEVSVLTHREENDGYFGLTLVPPLPLKTAPTPNSREFIFVVDVSGSMNGVPLNMCKDAMREALSQIRADDTFNVLTFAGQTKKAFATPRRASEHNIQEAIATIDRLRAGGGTMMANAIREALNPDTETERERYVFFMTDGYVGNEKQIFSRTQNFITTLEERGQKARVFGFGVGSSVNRHLLNGLSEAGQGITFYASTRQDPAQGVREFFRTLEQPFLSNISLEFEGLAIADMEPQVIPDLLAGRPLEILGRFEKPGQGKLHIHGILRGREHTISLPVILPGTSFRHGALKTRWARARLHSLSRQAWTSSSDKLKQEITELGLAHNLVTAYTSFVAVDSSAQMDGADSLTIEQPTHLAEGLNPHTAGNRRRSAPMPRMFHQKGTKVIQNNLMGSAATGSRGAPVPEAEVSKLALDGQVKLARPSKVLSPMTPRYPPLKYFVQTRGGLKRHVIIKSLKKSLKEAPRCVLSSLEKGPKAGQGLEITVNRHGRVVSVTIVAPGKSQKSDHCIRSFFEGIRFPPSSSGRSTQVLLRIKSPLKL